One genomic region from Candidatus Bathyarchaeota archaeon encodes:
- a CDS encoding replication factor C large subunit, translating into MSKVMWVEKYRPKSVSEIIGNEKAKSQFLNWLKNWEIGTKPVLLYGPPGVGKTTLVRVAAKEFGYSIIEMNASDFRTEEKVMRIAGRAATECSLDSFLTNVKGSLVFMDEIDGIFGKEDEGGVSAILRLSKEARAPVVLVANNPWDPKLRYLRGFCQMIRFYGIRTPTLVSFLARICRAEGIVAEEAALRSIAEKVEGDVRSAVNDLQALAEGRKVLRLADVKPLATRDRQYNVFDTLKALFSAKTYLEAEKVLRSSEIDSDLLLQTIHDNLPIHYTKLEELAEAYNALSLADIFFGRVSRTQNWGLLSYGLGQMTAGVALARKGEYHYAQYRFPPSKLTFMSQTTVERKLRDRLCARIGSKCHVSRRVANTDMLPFIRFIFENNRTLASKIAHWLNLEEDLAEYLSKK; encoded by the coding sequence ATGTCTAAAGTTATGTGGGTTGAGAAATACCGTCCTAAATCAGTATCTGAAATTATTGGTAATGAGAAAGCAAAGAGTCAATTTCTAAATTGGTTAAAGAACTGGGAAATTGGAACTAAGCCTGTGCTTCTCTACGGGCCTCCTGGCGTGGGCAAAACCACATTAGTTCGAGTCGCCGCCAAGGAGTTCGGATACTCGATTATTGAGATGAATGCCAGTGACTTCCGTACTGAGGAAAAAGTGATGCGTATTGCAGGTCGCGCTGCAACTGAATGCTCTCTAGATAGTTTTCTTACGAATGTTAAAGGCTCCTTAGTTTTCATGGATGAGATAGATGGCATTTTTGGGAAAGAAGACGAAGGTGGAGTAAGCGCGATTCTAAGGCTTAGTAAAGAGGCTCGCGCTCCAGTTGTTTTGGTTGCCAATAACCCTTGGGATCCGAAACTGCGTTATTTACGAGGGTTTTGTCAAATGATTCGTTTCTATGGTATCCGTACTCCTACCCTCGTCTCATTTCTTGCACGGATCTGTCGAGCTGAGGGGATAGTTGCTGAGGAAGCTGCCTTACGGAGTATTGCCGAAAAAGTTGAAGGAGATGTGAGATCTGCTGTTAATGATCTTCAAGCCTTGGCTGAGGGACGAAAAGTCCTAAGACTGGCTGATGTTAAGCCCTTAGCGACTCGAGATAGGCAATATAACGTTTTTGACACTTTGAAAGCATTATTCTCCGCTAAGACTTATTTGGAAGCTGAAAAAGTGCTTCGCAGCTCTGAAATCGACAGCGATTTATTACTACAAACCATTCATGATAATTTACCCATCCACTATACGAAGTTAGAGGAACTTGCTGAGGCATATAATGCTCTCTCTTTGGCGGACATCTTTTTTGGGAGGGTTAGTCGAACCCAAAATTGGGGGCTTCTAAGTTACGGCTTAGGGCAGATGACTGCCGGGGTCGCTCTAGCTCGGAAAGGCGAGTATCATTATGCGCAGTATCGATTTCCACCCAGCAAGCTCACTTTTATGAGTCAGACGACAGTGGAGCGTAAGTTAAGGGATAGGCTGTGCGCACGTATTGGATCTAAATGCCATGTTTCACGGAGAGTTGCTAATACTGACATGCTTCCATTTATTCGCTTCATTTTTGAGAATAATCGAACGTTAGCCTCTAAGATTGCACATTGGCTTAACTTAGAAGAAGACCTCGCTGAGTACTTAAGCAAAAAGTAA
- a CDS encoding ABC transporter permease produces the protein MSSVPSMAFRNLRRRKLRTCLTLLGIVVGVSLMVALFAIGEGMNVQISQQIRALGGADITIYNSTEAAVPRRIGFIGDPMSEALVAEVQATPGVDLATGVLSGLGEVHVVGVPPQWVNKNQTLIMGIDPESYDYITGGVHIIEGRALQPSDVYGAVIGVTLANETGVSVGGVLYTMKWGGAKDSPGISFVVVGICRTGQTHLDRAMFIQLKQAQHILQWKRIRAGTYVATAPQITQILVKVKDPSEAQAVAGRIEEKLSGMNGIRVFVASQMLQRMQQGISTLVLFLEGIGSVAIVAGSIGIMNTMMMSVFERTREIGIMKAIGAKPRDILITILTEAMLIGVLAGAIGCVVGVAGTLFWGELSTSSRYGGMIISIKPIITPVILLETFGLGVLVGVLAGLYPAWRASRLDPVEALRHGG, from the coding sequence GTGAGTTCTGTCCCTTCCATGGCATTTCGCAACCTGAGGAGAAGAAAACTCAGGACATGTCTGACTCTCTTAGGAATAGTTGTCGGTGTTTCTCTGATGGTTGCCCTGTTTGCTATTGGCGAAGGCATGAATGTACAGATTAGTCAACAGATAAGGGCATTAGGCGGCGCTGATATAACAATCTATAACTCAACTGAAGCTGCTGTTCCGCGAAGAATCGGGTTCATTGGAGACCCTATGAGTGAGGCTTTAGTTGCTGAGGTGCAAGCTACTCCTGGAGTAGATCTTGCGACAGGTGTGCTGAGCGGACTCGGTGAGGTTCATGTGGTAGGTGTACCCCCGCAATGGGTTAATAAGAACCAGACTCTAATAATGGGAATCGACCCAGAATCCTACGATTATATAACTGGAGGTGTCCACATCATAGAGGGGAGGGCTCTTCAGCCCTCAGATGTCTATGGGGCAGTTATCGGCGTCACTCTAGCAAATGAAACAGGTGTCAGCGTTGGCGGCGTTCTCTATACTATGAAATGGGGTGGCGCCAAGGATTCCCCTGGGATCAGCTTCGTCGTGGTCGGCATCTGCAGAACCGGACAAACTCATTTAGACAGAGCTATGTTCATTCAGCTAAAGCAAGCCCAACACATCTTGCAGTGGAAAAGGATAAGGGCAGGTACCTATGTTGCAACTGCTCCACAGATTACCCAAATACTTGTAAAGGTGAAAGACCCATCCGAGGCCCAAGCCGTGGCTGGGCGTATCGAAGAGAAACTGTCCGGGATGAATGGGATTAGGGTATTTGTAGCCAGCCAGATGCTCCAGAGGATGCAGCAGGGCATTTCAACCTTGGTTCTTTTCCTAGAGGGGATTGGGTCTGTGGCGATTGTGGCTGGGTCTATAGGAATCATGAATACAATGATGATGTCTGTATTTGAGCGTACCAGAGAAATCGGAATCATGAAGGCGATAGGAGCTAAGCCTAGAGACATTTTAATCACCATATTGACCGAGGCCATGTTAATAGGGGTCTTGGCTGGAGCTATCGGCTGCGTAGTTGGGGTTGCGGGCACTCTATTTTGGGGAGAGCTCTCGACCAGCTCTAGGTATGGGGGTATGATTATTTCGATTAAACCCATTATTACGCCGGTAATACTCCTGGAAACGTTCGGACTTGGAGTTCTTGTAGGAGTCCTTGCGGGTTTATATCCAGCCTGGAGGGCGTCGCGGCTAGATCCGGTGGAGGCTTTGAGACATGGTGGATGA
- the dapA gene encoding 4-hydroxy-tetrahydrodipicolinate synthase encodes MLTAEKLKGIVPAMVTPFTKDDMVDVEGLRTLTNFVIENGVHAIMTTGGNGEFPHLLPEERKQVLEVVVDEANGRVPIIACTTACSTKETILNTKHAKDAGADAAIVVQPYYYKLPSKQLFQYYQQIAEETDFPIVVYNNPEYTGNNIDPKLMVQIAAIDGIIGLKQSNYDISQTLEIIGQVGQKISVLTGIDSQLFPVLCIGGRGVFSTAACVIPRQMVELYEAFEKGDIKRAYEMHMKLQVLNKFFEYDPGYVAPCKEALMMLGLPAGHVRSPLPVLTKPEKEQLRKALVKLGLSVKK; translated from the coding sequence ATGTTGACCGCTGAGAAATTGAAAGGCATCGTGCCAGCCATGGTCACTCCCTTCACAAAAGATGATATGGTAGACGTAGAGGGTCTTAGAACCCTAACGAACTTCGTAATCGAGAACGGTGTCCATGCCATCATGACTACAGGTGGGAATGGAGAATTTCCACATCTGCTACCTGAGGAGCGGAAGCAGGTTTTGGAGGTTGTGGTAGATGAGGCGAATGGTCGGGTTCCTATTATTGCTTGTACAACGGCATGTAGTACGAAGGAAACGATCCTTAATACAAAACATGCAAAGGATGCAGGCGCCGATGCGGCTATAGTTGTTCAACCATATTACTATAAGTTACCCAGTAAACAACTTTTCCAATATTACCAACAAATTGCTGAAGAAACCGATTTTCCAATAGTCGTTTATAATAATCCCGAGTATACAGGTAACAATATTGATCCCAAGTTAATGGTGCAGATTGCAGCCATCGACGGCATTATTGGACTTAAGCAAAGCAATTACGATATTAGCCAAACCCTAGAAATCATTGGTCAAGTGGGGCAAAAAATATCAGTTTTAACCGGAATCGACAGCCAACTCTTCCCAGTTCTATGCATCGGAGGGCGTGGAGTTTTTTCTACGGCTGCATGCGTGATTCCCCGGCAAATGGTGGAATTGTATGAAGCCTTTGAGAAAGGTGATATTAAAAGGGCTTATGAAATGCACATGAAATTACAGGTTTTGAATAAATTCTTCGAGTACGATCCAGGATATGTCGCTCCATGCAAGGAAGCCTTGATGATGTTAGGATTGCCAGCCGGGCATGTCAGATCACCACTGCCAGTGCTTACCAAACCAGAAAAAGAGCAGCTTCGGAAGGCGTTAGTGAAACTAGGATTATCTGTTAAGAAGTAA
- a CDS encoding DEAD/DEAH box helicase: protein MKIEDINIPESAKRLLIETGFNDLYPPQKEAVKAGALDGKNLVLASPTASGKTLVAELCALKHVIEKGGKVLYLTPLRALASEKYEEFQKYTRLEKKSGERIKVAISTGDYDSADPHLARYDVVVCTNEKVDSLLRHRAHWMSDVSLVVADEVHLLNDMDRGPTLEVVLARLLQINPNAQFLALSATIRNAEEIAEWLKAESITTEWRPVKLMEGVYLHGEVEFRDGSSYKVEEAYKNPAINMAVHILKQGGQALIFAETRKASVELANKASLVVKNFLSKPEERSLKEVSTRILETGERTRISKLLAELITRGTAFHHAGLYGPHRKIIEDSFRAGKIKVVVATPTLAAGVNLPARLVVINSYERFEPGYGRYPIPVLEYKQMAGRAGRPKYDKIGEAILIARTPDEQEYLMESYICAQPERIWSKLAVERVLRSHVLATLASGFAHTELGLYDFFDKTFYAFQYDPKHIRGIVGRALKFLTDEEMVHFDRGNIVATEFGRRVSELYIDPESAVIIRDGLYNRAKMLTDISFLHMICHTPDMAPKFYPRRKELRELELYLSQHREELMFPIPDEWADRIVYEECLAELKGTRVLECWINEMSEDDIIERYAVEPGDLFRFVENANWLLYACYELAQLFRHKDLLKTINVLRERVIDGVKSELLPLTRLEGIGRVRARLIYNAGFKTIDDLKKASISQLTNVPLIGLQMAKKIKDQVGGLIKLEDLKKLKTEIGEEQTSLTDYK, encoded by the coding sequence TTGAAAATTGAAGATATAAATATTCCAGAGTCAGCCAAGAGGCTTCTAATCGAAACAGGCTTTAATGACCTATATCCCCCTCAAAAAGAAGCTGTTAAAGCAGGGGCACTAGATGGTAAAAACCTAGTGCTTGCAAGTCCAACCGCAAGTGGTAAAACATTAGTCGCCGAATTATGTGCGCTAAAACACGTCATCGAAAAAGGCGGAAAAGTGCTTTATTTAACTCCCTTGAGGGCGTTAGCCTCAGAAAAATATGAGGAATTTCAAAAATACACGCGGCTTGAGAAGAAGTCTGGTGAACGGATTAAAGTTGCGATCTCAACTGGAGATTATGATAGCGCGGATCCACATTTAGCGAGGTACGACGTTGTTGTCTGTACAAATGAGAAAGTGGATAGTTTACTGAGGCATCGTGCACATTGGATGAGCGACGTTTCTCTTGTGGTTGCTGATGAAGTTCACCTTTTAAACGATATGGATAGAGGTCCAACATTAGAAGTTGTCCTTGCACGGCTTCTCCAAATTAACCCGAACGCCCAGTTTCTTGCCTTAAGCGCAACCATTCGGAACGCAGAAGAAATAGCTGAGTGGTTGAAAGCCGAATCTATAACGACTGAATGGAGACCGGTGAAGCTTATGGAAGGCGTCTACCTGCATGGAGAAGTGGAATTCAGGGATGGGAGTTCGTATAAAGTTGAGGAAGCCTACAAAAATCCTGCGATAAACATGGCGGTGCATATTTTAAAGCAAGGTGGGCAAGCCCTAATTTTCGCGGAAACACGGAAAGCCTCCGTAGAACTAGCTAATAAAGCTTCACTTGTGGTCAAGAATTTCTTATCGAAACCTGAGGAACGGTCTCTTAAAGAAGTTTCAACTAGAATTCTGGAAACTGGCGAACGCACGCGAATAAGTAAACTTCTCGCTGAATTGATTACGCGTGGAACTGCTTTTCACCATGCTGGTCTTTATGGGCCCCACCGCAAAATCATAGAGGATTCCTTCAGAGCTGGTAAAATTAAAGTTGTTGTGGCGACCCCTACGCTTGCTGCCGGAGTAAATTTGCCAGCTAGGCTAGTTGTTATTAATAGTTATGAGCGATTCGAGCCCGGCTATGGGCGTTATCCGATTCCGGTTCTTGAATATAAACAAATGGCAGGGCGTGCTGGTAGACCAAAATACGACAAAATTGGAGAGGCAATTCTCATCGCCAGAACTCCAGACGAGCAGGAATATTTAATGGAGAGCTACATTTGCGCTCAGCCCGAAAGAATTTGGTCAAAGCTAGCTGTTGAACGTGTCCTTCGGTCTCACGTCTTGGCAACACTCGCTTCTGGTTTTGCTCACACGGAGCTGGGGCTATACGATTTCTTCGATAAGACATTCTACGCCTTCCAGTACGATCCGAAACATATCCGTGGAATAGTTGGGAGAGCTCTCAAGTTTTTAACAGATGAAGAAATGGTTCATTTTGATCGTGGGAATATTGTGGCAACCGAATTTGGAAGGCGTGTATCTGAACTGTATATAGATCCTGAATCGGCTGTTATCATACGCGATGGATTATATAACCGTGCTAAAATGTTAACTGATATTAGCTTTCTACATATGATTTGCCATACCCCGGACATGGCGCCAAAATTTTACCCAAGACGGAAGGAATTGAGAGAGTTAGAACTCTACCTCAGCCAACACCGGGAGGAACTTATGTTTCCTATTCCGGATGAATGGGCTGACCGAATTGTGTATGAGGAATGTTTGGCTGAATTAAAAGGCACCAGAGTTTTGGAATGTTGGATCAATGAGATGTCAGAGGACGATATTATAGAGCGATACGCTGTCGAGCCAGGTGATCTCTTCCGCTTCGTTGAGAATGCTAATTGGCTCTTATACGCTTGTTACGAGCTCGCTCAACTTTTCCGCCATAAAGACCTGCTCAAAACGATCAACGTTTTGCGTGAAAGGGTAATTGATGGCGTCAAATCGGAATTGCTTCCTCTTACCAGGCTAGAAGGTATCGGTAGGGTCCGTGCACGCCTTATTTACAACGCGGGTTTCAAGACAATAGATGATCTAAAAAAAGCTTCTATCAGTCAACTAACAAATGTGCCATTAATCGGGTTGCAGATGGCTAAAAAAATTAAGGATCAAGTCGGCGGATTGATTAAGCTTGAAGATTTAAAGAAACTTAAAACTGAAATAGGTGAGGAGCAGACAAGCCTAACTGATTACAAATAA
- a CDS encoding DNA replication complex GINS family protein has product MENNLLSIDDIDFEFENTPVKIVAIRSHPEVKVAGQTIGPLEEGRELQVRYWIARELVRSGIARFHDEEQMDLIGLHKLYWRETVQTGRQLSPLPNNFYPKLRRLINELKEKSASDPVKAQEYDKVLRLAQDIVSCRLKKIINLAVGPAQTDNVLGSLSPEEKLVYSYVYDFASKWRAKILKFEGVPK; this is encoded by the coding sequence TTGGAAAATAATTTGTTAAGCATCGATGATATTGATTTTGAGTTTGAGAATACTCCAGTAAAAATTGTGGCAATTCGTAGTCATCCTGAAGTTAAAGTTGCCGGGCAAACGATCGGTCCTTTAGAGGAAGGAAGAGAACTTCAGGTTAGATACTGGATTGCCCGCGAGTTAGTAAGGAGCGGAATAGCGCGCTTCCATGATGAAGAACAAATGGATTTAATTGGATTACATAAACTCTATTGGAGGGAAACAGTTCAGACAGGTCGGCAACTTTCGCCATTACCCAACAACTTCTATCCCAAACTTCGCCGCCTTATTAATGAATTAAAGGAGAAAAGTGCATCTGACCCCGTTAAAGCTCAGGAATATGATAAGGTCTTAAGACTTGCACAAGATATTGTAAGTTGTAGGTTGAAAAAAATCATTAATCTTGCTGTCGGTCCAGCTCAAACGGACAACGTGCTCGGCAGTCTATCCCCTGAGGAGAAGCTAGTATATAGTTACGTTTATGACTTTGCTTCCAAATGGAGGGCTAAAATCCTCAAATTTGAAGGTGTTCCTAAATGA
- a CDS encoding adenylosuccinate lyase encodes MPIIPIDTGRYGTQEMRKVFEEESRLQRLLDVEAALAWAQAQVGEIQKKDANRIIRMASIKYVKLNHVKEIEHKIQHDFMAIVQALAEVCGPSGAYVHLGATSYDIEDTALALQLKDAFAIIERRLNDLEYTLMKLAEKHKETIMIGRTHGQHALPITLGLKFAVWMREVSRHIDRLRQCRERVLVGKMTGAVGTQAGFGPQASEIQKLVMERLGLRPVEVSTQIVQRDRHAEMVCLFAVIASSLDKFATEIRELQRPEIGEVAEVFESEQIGSSTMPHKRNPMTCERICGLAKVMRSLVLPALENVPTWHERDLTQSSAERFIIPEACILLDYMLVLMKTVLSKLQVNKKQMLKNLNLTQGRAMSEAVMLTLARKGLGRQEAYNLIRQLVFKSEVEKRPLREVLLSDPTVSKILKPKEVDAVLNPYNYLGTTVKQIMLAIKTTRKERETREKLR; translated from the coding sequence TTGCCGATTATTCCTATAGATACTGGTCGCTATGGAACACAAGAAATGCGGAAAGTCTTTGAAGAAGAAAGCAGACTTCAGCGATTGCTTGATGTTGAGGCAGCGCTTGCTTGGGCTCAAGCTCAGGTAGGGGAGATTCAAAAGAAAGATGCAAACCGAATTATAAGAATGGCGTCGATTAAATATGTTAAACTCAATCACGTGAAAGAGATTGAACATAAAATCCAGCACGATTTTATGGCTATAGTTCAAGCGTTAGCGGAGGTTTGTGGACCTAGCGGCGCATACGTCCATCTTGGAGCGACCAGTTACGATATTGAAGATACAGCATTAGCTTTGCAACTTAAAGACGCATTCGCCATCATTGAGAGACGGCTTAATGACCTTGAATACACTTTGATGAAACTAGCTGAGAAACATAAGGAAACCATAATGATTGGAAGGACGCATGGGCAGCATGCGCTTCCGATTACACTTGGCTTAAAGTTTGCTGTTTGGATGCGTGAGGTTTCAAGGCATATTGATCGTTTACGCCAGTGTCGCGAGCGGGTTTTAGTTGGAAAAATGACTGGGGCAGTTGGAACGCAAGCTGGATTCGGCCCACAGGCATCTGAGATTCAAAAGTTGGTTATGGAAAGGTTGGGACTGAGACCGGTGGAGGTTTCAACTCAAATTGTTCAAAGGGATCGCCATGCTGAAATGGTCTGCCTCTTCGCGGTTATCGCTTCATCCCTAGATAAGTTTGCAACTGAGATTCGAGAGTTACAGCGGCCTGAAATTGGAGAGGTGGCTGAAGTGTTTGAAAGTGAGCAGATCGGTAGTTCAACTATGCCCCATAAGCGAAACCCAATGACCTGTGAACGCATATGTGGGTTGGCTAAAGTGATGCGGAGCCTTGTTTTACCCGCACTAGAGAATGTTCCAACATGGCATGAGCGGGATCTTACTCAGTCCTCCGCTGAGAGATTCATTATCCCCGAAGCATGCATTCTTCTAGACTATATGCTGGTCTTAATGAAAACCGTCTTATCGAAATTGCAGGTGAACAAGAAACAGATGTTGAAGAATCTCAATTTAACTCAAGGGCGGGCGATGTCTGAAGCGGTAATGCTGACATTAGCCCGAAAAGGTCTTGGCAGACAGGAAGCATACAACCTCATCAGACAACTAGTATTTAAGAGTGAAGTTGAGAAGCGCCCGCTTAGGGAAGTTCTTCTAAGCGACCCCACAGTTAGCAAAATTCTAAAACCAAAAGAGGTAGATGCTGTTCTTAACCCGTATAACTATCTTGGAACGACAGTTAAGCAAATAATGTTAGCAATTAAGACGACGAGGAAAGAAAGGGAAACACGGGAGAAACTCCGCTAG
- a CDS encoding nitroreductase family protein, with translation MDFYEVIYTRRSIRSYKPDPIPEDVLNRVLDAARIAPSGSNRQPWKFILVKDDQLKRDLVPLCRGQSFIAEAPIVIVACGHNIHYNRGNYMGDMSMLVDVAIAVTHLTLAARAEGLGTCWIGMFDNKAIKELLQIPEDVNVVALTPLGYPKGKAFTGPGARKPLSEIVSVNKY, from the coding sequence ATGGACTTTTACGAAGTAATCTACACCAGAAGAAGTATCCGTTCCTATAAACCAGACCCTATCCCAGAAGACGTACTGAACCGAGTATTGGATGCGGCGCGAATCGCTCCCTCTGGCTCGAACCGTCAACCCTGGAAATTCATTTTGGTGAAGGATGATCAGCTTAAAAGGGACTTGGTGCCACTGTGCAGGGGCCAAAGCTTCATTGCTGAAGCTCCGATTGTAATAGTGGCTTGTGGACATAACATTCACTATAATCGGGGAAACTACATGGGAGACATGAGCATGCTTGTAGATGTAGCTATAGCGGTTACTCACCTCACCCTAGCAGCTAGGGCTGAGGGGTTAGGTACCTGTTGGATTGGCATGTTTGACAATAAAGCCATCAAAGAGCTTCTGCAAATACCCGAAGACGTTAACGTTGTGGCACTTACTCCACTAGGATATCCTAAGGGAAAAGCCTTCACTGGACCTGGGGCACGCAAACCCTTAAGCGAGATAGTTTCCGTGAATAAGTATTAA
- a CDS encoding winged helix-turn-helix transcriptional regulator, with amino-acid sequence MSAPHLKYLLGWLIAGTRGGVTRARIIKSLKERPQNANQLADLLKMDYRTIRHHLAVLQKNRMIVSTGNRYSTTYFLSPEMEENYSLFEKILTKIRRNFEKEKIRRKV; translated from the coding sequence ATGTCTGCGCCTCATCTGAAGTATCTGCTCGGATGGTTGATCGCGGGTACAAGAGGTGGGGTCACTCGCGCTCGGATAATCAAGTCCCTAAAAGAGAGACCGCAAAATGCAAACCAATTGGCGGATCTGCTTAAGATGGACTATAGGACAATACGGCATCATCTAGCAGTCCTTCAGAAAAATAGAATGATCGTATCAACCGGGAATAGGTACAGTACCACATATTTCTTGTCTCCCGAAATGGAAGAGAATTACAGTTTATTTGAGAAGATTCTGACTAAAATCAGAAGGAATTTTGAAAAAGAGAAAATAAGGAGAAAGGTTTGA